In a single window of the Elaeis guineensis isolate ETL-2024a chromosome 6, EG11, whole genome shotgun sequence genome:
- the LOC105046586 gene encoding transmembrane emp24 domain-containing protein p24beta3, producing MERRERSIQFAEVLLILGLLLSCPQRLSALSITVNDVECVYDYVLYEGDTVSGNFVVVDHDLFWSSDHPGIDLVVTSPGGNTVHSMKGTSGDKFEFKAPQAGMYKFCFHNPDRTPETVSFYVHVGHIPNEHDLAKDEHLDPINVKIAQLREALESVTAEQRYLRAREARHRHTNESTRRRLIFYTIMEYLVLACASGLQVVYIHRLFNKSVAYNRV from the exons ATGGAGAGAAGGGAGAGATCGATCCAATTCGCGGAGGTCTTATTGATTCTAGGGCTTCTCCTCAGCTGCCCTCAACGTCTCTCCGCTCTCTCCATCACCGTAAACGATGTGGAGTGCGTGTACGATTATGTGCTCTACGAGGGCGATACCGTTTCAGGTAACTTCGTTGTCGTCGATCATGATCTCTTCTGGAGCTCCGATCACCCGGGCATCGATCTGGTG GTGACATCTCCAGGGGGAAACACTGTGCACTCTATGAAGGGAACTTCGGGTGACAAATTTGAGTTTAAGGCTCCACAAGCTGGAATGTACAAGTTTTGTTTTCATAACCCAGACAGAACACCAGAGACTGTGTCTTTCTACGTGCATGTTGGTCATATTCCCAACGAGCATGACCTGGCCAAAGATG AGCATTTGGATCCCATAAATGTAAAGATTGCACAGCTTAGGGAAGCATTGGAGTCCGTTACAGCAGAACAGCGGTACCTGAGAGCACGTGAAGCTCGCCACCGCCATA CAAATGAGAGTACTAGAAGGCGCCTTATCTTCTATACAATAATGGAGTACTTGGTGCTAGCATGTGCTAGTGGACTTCAGGTAGTCTACATCCATCGTCTGTTCAACAAATCCGTGGCATATAACAGAGTTTAA